The proteins below come from a single Rosa rugosa chromosome 2, drRosRugo1.1, whole genome shotgun sequence genomic window:
- the LOC133729374 gene encoding MACPF domain-containing protein CAD1, giving the protein MATRSSSSEALTTTLSNSIQALGRGFDVTSDIRLLYCKGAPGSRLVNLDESGAKDLAFSDGVVVPNVPADIDCSPGKRTIERVPVCSFHEMAEYFNKKSGISTRIPLGSFNAMFNFTGSWQVDAAATKSLAMVGYFIPLYKVNLETENLVLRDEIKRAVPYSWDPAALASFIENFGTHIVTSATIGGRDVVYIRQHQSSPLSLSDIQNYVKDIGDDRFLDSKAQSSAGPLKYKDKDVTVIFRRRGGDDLEQSHSKWAETVQLAPDVVNMTFTPIVSLLEGVPGIKHLSRAIELYLEYKPPIEDLQYFLDFQIAQVWAPEQNNLQRKEPVCSSLQFSLMGPKLYISPDQVTVGRKPVTGLRLNLEGNKQNRLAIHLQHLVSLPKILQPHWDAHMAIGAPRWQGPEEQDSRWFEPIKWKNFSHVSTAPIEHVETSIGDLSGVNIVTGAQLGVWDFGAKNVLHLKLLFSKVPGCTIRRSVWDHSPAAPSSAQRPDGSSSSHSNSRNSDDKKDKLAKLVDLTEMSKGPQDIPGHWLVTGAKLGVDKGKIVLRVKYSLLNY; this is encoded by the exons ATGGCAACAAGAAGCTCGAGCTCAGAAGCTTTGACGACCACTCTGTCCAACTCAATCCAAGCTCTGGGTCGAGGCTTTGATGTGACTTCGGATATTAGGCTTCTGTATTGCAAAGGAGCACCTGGGTCAAGGCTTGTGAATCTGGATGAGAGTGGGGCTAAAGATCTTGCTTTTTCTGATGGGGTTGTGGTGCCAAATGTGCCTGCAGATATTGACTGCTCACCCGGGAAGAGAACCATTGAGAGAGTCCCTGTCTGTAGCTTCCATGAG ATGGCGGAATACTTTAATAAGAAATCAGGTATATCAACCCGAATTCCCCTGGGAAGCTTCAATGCCATGTTTAATTTCACCGGTTCTTGGCAAGTTGATGCAGCAGCAACCAAATCCCTTGCTATGGTTGGATACTTTATTCCCCTATACAAAGTCAACTTAGAAACAGAAAATTTGGTTTTGCGTGATGAAATCAAGCGTGCTGTTCCTTACTCTTGGGATCCTGCAGCCTTGGCAAG TTTCATTGAGAACTTTGGTACACATATAGTCACATCTGCGACAATAGGTGGGAGAGATGTGGTCTATATCAGGCAGCACCAGTCATCTCCTTTATCATTATCAGACATTCAGAATTATGTGAAAGACATTGGTGATGATAGGTTTCTGGACTCAAAAGCCCAGTCAAGTGCTGGCCCCTTAAAATACAAGGACAAG gATGTTACGGTCATCTTCAGGAGAAGGGGAGGTGATGATCTTGAGCAGAGTCATTCCAAGTGGGCGGAGACAGTACAACTAGCACCAGATGTGGTCAATATGACGTTTACACCTATTGTTTCTCTTCTTGAAGGAGTGCCTGGAATAAAGCACTTGAGCCGTGCAATTGAGTTATATCTAGAGT ACAAGCCTCCAATTGAAGATCTGCAGTATTTCTTGGACTTTCAAATTGCTCAGGTTTGGGCCCCAGAGCAAAATAATCTGCAAAGGAAAGAACCTGTCTGTTCATCCCTTCAATTCAGCTTGATGGGTCCCAAGCTTTATATCAGTCCGGATCAG GTAACAGTAGGCCGTAAGCCTGTCACAGGGCTCAGGCTTAACCTAGAAGGCAACAAGCAGAACCGACTTGCTATACATTTGCAGCATCTAGTGTCCCTTCCCAAGATTCTTCAACCCCATTGGGATGCCCATATGGCCATAGGTGCACCTAGGTGGCAAGGTCCAGAGGAGCAAGACAGTCGTTGGTTTGAGCCGATCAAGTGGAAGAACTTCTCCCACGTAAGCACTGCACCAATAGAGCACGTAGAGACTTCTATTGGTGACCTCTCTGGTGTTAACATTGTCACAGGTGCTCAGCTTGGTGTTTGGGATTTTGGTGCCAAAAATGTTTTGCACCTCAAACTCCTCTTTTCAAAAGTACCAGGCTGCACAATCCGACGGTCTGTGTGGGATCACAGTCCCGCCGCCCCTTCTTCTGCACAGAGGCCTGATGGTTCTTCTTCATCACATTCAAATAGCAGAAACTCTGATGACAAAAAGGACAAACTAGCAAAGTTAGTAGACTTGACAGAAATGTCAAAGGGGCCGCAAGATATTCCTGGACATTGGTTAGTCACAGGAGCTAAGCTTGGAGTGGACAAGGGAAAGATTGTATTGCGTGTAAAATATTCCTTGCTAAACTACTGA
- the LOC133729377 gene encoding probable leucine-rich repeat receptor-like serine/threonine-protein kinase At3g14840: MVRINNPEPEEMVIFFVVVICMAQVIFEAQSMTLPADEVQALHEIAEQLNKKDWNLSNPCRNISMNTLFCNCSFSGNVCHVQTIFLVGQDLDGVLPPSLVKLPYLKELNLSQNYLSGSIPPEWGSTKLEFLVLSVNNLSGPIPAYLGNITTLRALALESNLFSGSIPPEMGRLINMEVLYLRANNLTGQLPVALTNMTKLKTLWIGSNNFTGKIPNYFLSWKELQMLEMQASGFEGPIPSTLSALSNMTYLVISDLSGESSSFPNLSNMKNMQKLMLRSCNITGSIPEYISNMTSLQVLDLSFNRLKGSIPNLDKLLGLATIYLTSNWLTGLPEWIKNRDSRYIIDLSYNNFSRDSVPTTCRETFNVFKSFSRQNNSILWNCLYPCSKEQYSLHINCGGKPTTIGSIKYEGDEASGGGAKFFHDPVNWGFSSTGDYGIMNFDQAYIANNVSILKMNNSELYRTARLSFLSLTYYARCLANGNYTVKLHFAEIVLRDNRSYYGVGRRFFDVYIQEKLVLKDFNIEKEAQGVDKEVIKVFKAVVNVNTLEIRFYWAGKGTTNAPKRGTYGSLISAISVESDFKPPGDSNRKIFIAVGVALFLCLIFMVFGILWLRSCFGGRTSREQELKGLDLQTGLFRFKQIKAATNNFDAANKLGEGGFGIVYKGELLDGTTIAVKQLSSKSKQGNREFVNEIGIISGLQHPNLVRLYGCCIEGNQLLLVYEYMENNSLAHSLFGPQEGILKLDWPKRQKICIGTARGLAFLHEESTLKIVHRDIKMTNILLDRDLNPKISDFGLAKLDEEEKTHISTRVAGTIGYMAPEYALWGYLTGKVDVYSFGVVALELVSGKNNIKYRPNENYVCLLDWALVLQQKENLMELVDPKLGSKFNKEEAMRMIKVALLCTNPSPALRPTMSAALSMLEGRAVIHESSRNLSMYGDELGFKALRDDYNDLNIQQSPRETQSLIYSSDAKAGPDASSSTTVQDSYTFNLDSP, from the exons ATGGTAAGAATTAACAACCCAGAGCCAGAGGAGATGGTCATCTTCTTCGTAGTGGTCATTTGCATGGCACAAGTCATATTTGAAGCACAGTCCATGACTCTTCCAGCTGATGAGG TGCAAGCCCTTCATGAAATTGCTGAGCAACTGAACAAAAAGGACTGGAATTTGAGCAACCCATGTAGAAATATTTCAATGAACACCCTCTTCTGCAACTGTTCTTTCTCTGGCAATGTGTGCCATGTCCAAACCAT TTTTCTTGTGGGTCAGGACCTGGATGGTGTGCTTCCACCATCACTGGTGAAGCTGCCTTACCTCAAGGAACT TAATCTGAGTCAGAATTACCTTAGTGGCTCAATTCCACCAGAATGGGGCTCTACCAAGTTGGAATTTCT GGTCCTCAGCGTGAACAACTTATCAGGACCTATCCCTGCCTATTTGGGGAACATAACTACTCTCCGAGCTTT GGCCTTGGAAAGCAACTTATTTTCTGGAAGTATTCCACCGGAGATGGGAAGATTGATTAACATGGAAGTCCT CTACCTTCGAGCTAACAATCTCACTGGACAGTTGCCTGTGGCTCTCACTAATATGACCAAATTAAAAACACT TTGGATTGGCAGTAACAACTTCACTGGAAAAATTCCGAACTATTTTCTTAGTTGGAAAGAACTTCAGATGTT AGAGATGCAAGCGAGTGGCTTTGAAGGGCCCATTCCTTCTACTCTTTCTGCCTTAAGTAATATGACATACTT AGTAATCAGTGACTTAAGCGGAGAGAGCTCAAGTTTTCCAAACTTGTCGAACATGAAAAACATGCAGAAATT GATGTTAAGGAGCTGCAATATAACAGGATCAATTCCAGAATATATATCTAACATGACAAGCCTGCAAGTTTT AGATCTTAGCTTCAACAGATTGAAAGGGAGTATCCCAAATCTTGACAAGTTATTAGGATTGGCCACAAT ATATCTGACAAGTAACTGGCTTACTGGGCTTCCGGAGTGGATCAAAAATAGAGATAGCCGCTA CATAATAGATCTTTCTTACAACAATTTTTCAAGGGACTCTGTCCCAACTACATGTCGAGAAACCTT TAATGTGTTCAAAAGTTTCTCCAGACAGAACAACTC AATTCTTTGGAATTGCCTCTATCCATGTTCAAAAG AACAGTATTCATTGCATATTAATTGTGGTGGAAAACCAACCACCATTGGAAGCATCAAGTACGAGGGGGATGAAGCCTCGGGAGGTGGAGCAAAGTTTTTTCATGACCCAGTTAATTGGGGATTTAGTAGCACTGGTGATTATGGGATTATGAATTTTGACCAAGCCTACATAGCAAACAATGTTTCCATACTCAAAATGAACAACTCGGAATTGTACAGAACTGCCcgcctttcttttctttcactcACATATTATGCTCGTTGCTTAGCAAATGGAAATTACACTGTGAAACTACACTTTGCGGAAATAGTTCTCAGAGACAACAGGTCTTATTATGGTGTTGGAAGACGATTTTTTGATGTCTATATTCAG GAAAAACTGGTATTGAAGGATTTTAATATTGAAAAGGAAGCACAGGGGGTTGATAAGGAAGTGATTAAAGTATTTAAAGCAGTTGTCAATGTTAACACTTTAGAGATCCGTTTTTATTGGGCTGGGAAAGGGACAACTAATGCCCCAAAGAGAGGGACATATGGTTCGCTTATATCGGCTATCTCAGTTGAGTCTG ATTTTAAGCCGCCTGGTGATAGCAACAGGAAAATATTCATAGCGGTTGGAGTTGCTTTATTCTTATGCCTTATCTTCATGGTTTTTGGCATTCTTTGGTTAAGAAGCTGCTTTGGAGGCAGGACCTCTAGGGAACAAG AGCTGAAAGGATTGGATCTGCAAACTGGACTCTTTAGATTCAAACAAATCAAAGCTGCCACTAACAACTTTGATGCTGCAAACAAGCTTGGGGAAGGTGGCTTTGGAATTGTTTACAAG GGGGAATTATTAGATGGTACTACTATTGCTGTTAAGCaactttcatcaaaatcaaaacaaggAAATCGTGAGTTTGTGAATGAAATAGGGATAATTTCTGGATTGCAACATCCAAATCTTGTTAGATTGTATGGATGTTGCATCGAAGGAAATCAGTTGTTGCTGGTATATGAATACATGGAGAACAATAGTCTTGCACATTCATTGTTTG GTCCACAAGAAGGTATACTGAAACTGGACTGGCCTAAGAGGCAAAAAATATGTATTGGCACTGCAAGAGGGCTAGCTTTCCTGCATGAGGAATCGACACTGAAAATTGTTCATAGAGACATCAAAATGACTAATATACTGCTAGATAGAGACCTAAATCCTAAAATCTCTGACTTTGGTTTGGCCAAGCTAGACGAAGAGGAGAAGACGCATATTAGCACCAGAGTAGCTGGAACTAT AGGATACATGGCGCCAGAATATGCACTATGGGGTTATTTAACTGGCAAAGTAGATGTTTACAGTTTTGGAGTTGTTGCATTAGAGCTCGTATCTGGCAAAAACAACATCAAATATCGACCAAATGAGAATTATGTATGCCTTCTAGATTGG GCCCTTGTTTTGCAACAAAAGGAAAACCTGATGGAGCTAGTGGATCCAAAGTTGGGATCCAAGTTCAACAAGGAAGAGGCAATGAGAATGATTAAAGTAGCTCTACTATGCACCAATCCATCACCAGCACTGAGACCTACAATGTCTGCAGCACTAAGCATGCTTGAAGGCCGAGCTGTTATTCATGAATCAAGTAGAAATCTGAGTATGTATGGTGATGAACTGGGGTTTAAGGCCCTAAGAGACGACTATAATGATCTGAATATTCAACAGAGTCCAAGAGAGACTCAGAGCCTCATTTATTCATCCGATGCCAAAGCAGGGCCAGATGCCTCTTCCTCAACGACTGTCCAGGATAGCTATACATTTAATCTTGATTCTCCATAG
- the LOC133729375 gene encoding pollen-specific leucine-rich repeat extensin-like protein 3: protein MKASGCILSFFFVFSSISSLSVALTDAEASFLARRQLLTLPEGSDLPENYENGVDPNLKFPNPRLRRAYIALQAWKKSMYSDPLKTTANWVGPDVCKYTGVFCEKALDDPKIDVVASIDLNGADIAGFLPAELGLLHEVAVFHINSNRFCGIVPQSFCQLSLLHEFDISNNRFVGEFPKVVHCLPALRYLDIRYNDFEGCLPPELFNKDLDALFLNNNRFRCNIPETIGNSNVSVLVIANNNFEGCIPSSIGKMRNLNELIFSNNKLGGCVPPELFQISNVTVLDISSNTFSGILSKSFKIENVEEFSLANNNLTGFVPESICKLPGLKNFTFSNNFFNGAAKECVPTSRQDMVMDDTSNCLPDRPKQRSPKECQAVVSKPVDCSKAKCGGGGVPSKPPKQETPKPHPPPRTIQSPVVFSPPPVYSPPPPAPVHSPPPPVKSPPPPAPVHSPPPPVHSPPPPVHSPPPPVHSPPPPSPPPPVHSPPPPVHSPPPPVHSPPPPVHSPPPPVHSPPPPVHSPPPPVHSPPPPAPVHSPPPPVKSPPPPAPVNSPPPPVKSPPPPAPVHSPPPPVQSPPPPAPVNSPPPPVKSPPPPAPVHSPPPPVQSPPPPAPVNSPPPPVKSPPPPAPVHSPPPPVQSPPPASPPPAPVNSPPPPVKSPPPPAPVNSPPPPVQSPPPASPPPADDFVLPPNLGFQYQSPPPPMFPGY, encoded by the coding sequence atgaAAGCCTCAGGCTGCATACtatctttcttttttgtcttcTCTTCTATCTCATCCCTTTCTGTAGCTCTAACAGATGCCGAAGCGTCCTTTCTTGCCCGTCGCCAGCTGCTAACGCTCCCGGAAGGCAGTGACCTACCCGAAAACTACGAAAATGGGGTTGATCCGAACCTGAAGTTCCCTAACCCCAGGCTTCGACGTGCATACATTGCACTCCAGGCTTGGAAGAAGAGCATGTACTCCGACCCTCTAAAGACAACTGCAAACTGGGTTGGTCCTGATGTATGTAAATACACGGGAGTGTTCTGTGAAAAGGCTCTTGATGACCCAAAAATCGACGTCGTGGCCAGCATTGATCTCAATGGGGCTGACATTGCAGGATTCCTTCCTGCTGAGTTAGGCCTGTTACATGAGGTTGCGGTGTTCCAcatcaactccaacagattctgtGGTATCGTGCCCCAAAGCTTTTGCCAGCTGAGTCTCCTCCACGAGTTTGATATCAGCAACAACCGGTTTGTGGGTGAATTCCCTAAGGTGGTTCACTGCCTTCCGGCCCTCAGGTACCTGGACATCAGGTACAATGACTTTGAGGGGTGTCTGCCACCTGAGCTATTCAATAAGGATCTGGATGCCTTGTTCCTCAACAACAACAGGTTCAGATGCAACATTCCAGAGACGATTGGCAACTCCAATGTCTCGGTCCTCGTCATCGCCAACAACAACTTCGAGGGTTGCATTCCTAGCAGCATCGGGAAAATGAGGAACTTGAACGAGCTGATCTTCTCGAACAACAAGCTAGGCGGGTGTGTGCCACCTGAGCTCTTCCAGATCTCGAACGTGACTGTGTTGGACATCAGTTCAAACACATTCAGCGGCATCCTGTCGAAATCGTTCAAAATCGAGAACGTGGAGGAGTTCAGCCTTGCAAACAACAACCTGACCGGGTTTGTTCCTGAGAGCATTTGCAAGTTGCCTGGCTTGAAGAACTTCACATTCTCCAACAACTTCTTCAACGGCGCGGCCAAAGAATGCGTGCCAACCTCAAGGCAGGACATGGTGATGGACGACACAAGCAACTGCTTACCAGACAGGCCTAAACAGAGGTCACCCAAAGAATGTCAAGCTGTGGTGAGCAAGCCAGTGGATTGCAGCAAGGCCAAGTGTGGAGGTGGCGGAGTGCCCTCAAAGCCGCCAAAGCAGGAGACACCAAAACCACACCCTCCTCCTCGCACCATACAGTCTCCTGTGGTTTTCTCACCACCACCAGTGTACTCTCCCCCACCACCGGCCCCCGTCCACTCTCCACCACCTCCAGTGAAATCTCCACCACCACCGGCACCGGTCCACTCTCCACCACCCCCAGTGCACTCTCCTCCACCACCCGTCCACTCTCCACCACCCCCAGTGCACTCTCCTCCTCCACCCTCCCCACCACCACCAGTGCACTCTCCACCACCTCCAGTCCACTCTCCTCCACCACCAGTGCACTCTCCTCCACCACCTGTCCACTCTCCACCACCCCCAGTGCACTCTCCCCCACCACCAGTGCACTCTCCACCACCTCCTGTGCACTCTCCCCCACCACCGGCTCCAGTGCACTCTCCACCACCTCCAGTGAAGTCTCCACCACCACCGGCTCCGGTCAACTCTCCACCACCTCCAGTGAAGTCTCCACCACCACCTGCACCGGTCCACTCTCCACCACCTCCCGTGCAGTCTCCACCACCACCGGCTCCGGTCAACTCTCCACCACCTCCAGTGAAGTCTCCACCACCACCTGCACCGGTACACTCTCCACCACCTCCCGTGCAGTCTCCACCACCACCGGCTCCGGTCAACTCTCCACCACCTCCAGTGAAGTCTCCACCACCACCTGCACCGGTCCACTCTCCACCACCTCCCGTGCAGTCTCCTCCTCCGGCCTCACCACCACCGGCTCCGGTCAACTCTCCACCACCTCCAGTGAAATCTCCACCACCACCTGCACCGGTCAACTCTCCACCACCTCCAGTGCAGTCTCCTCCTCCGGCCTCACCACCACCAGCAGACGACTTCGTCCTCCCACCAAACCTGGGATTCCAATACCAATCACCGCCTCCACCTATGTTCCCAGGCTACTAA